One stretch of Methylococcus capsulatus DNA includes these proteins:
- the minD gene encoding septum site-determining protein MinD, which produces MARIIVVTSGKGGVGKTTTSAAFATGLALKGFRTAVIDFDVGLRNLDLIMGCERRVVYDFVNVINQEATLNQALIRDKRCENLFILPASQTRDKESLTKEGVERVLGELGQTFDYIVCDSPAGIERGATLAMYFADDAIVVTNPEVSSVRDSDRMLGILASKSRRAETGEEPIKEYLLLTRYSPQRAKIGEMLSVDDVQEILSLHLLGVIPDSRAVLNASNAGSPVILDEKSDAGQAYDDAVRRYLGEDVPHRFIAAEKKGFISRLFRG; this is translated from the coding sequence TTGGCCAGAATCATCGTTGTAACTTCCGGGAAAGGCGGAGTCGGAAAAACCACGACCAGCGCAGCCTTCGCGACCGGGCTTGCGCTCAAGGGTTTTCGCACCGCAGTGATCGATTTCGACGTAGGACTGCGCAACCTGGACCTCATCATGGGCTGCGAGCGCCGGGTGGTTTACGATTTCGTCAACGTCATCAACCAGGAAGCGACCCTCAACCAGGCGCTCATCCGGGACAAGCGCTGCGAGAATCTGTTCATCCTCCCCGCCTCCCAGACCCGAGACAAGGAGAGCCTCACCAAGGAGGGGGTCGAACGGGTCCTTGGCGAGCTGGGACAAACTTTCGACTACATCGTGTGCGACTCCCCCGCCGGCATCGAGCGCGGCGCTACCCTGGCCATGTACTTCGCCGACGATGCTATCGTCGTCACCAACCCCGAGGTTTCCTCGGTGCGCGATTCCGACCGCATGCTGGGCATCCTGGCCTCCAAGTCGAGGCGGGCCGAAACCGGCGAGGAGCCGATCAAGGAATACTTGCTGCTTACCCGCTATTCGCCCCAGCGCGCCAAGATCGGTGAAATGCTCAGCGTGGACGACGTCCAGGAGATTCTCTCCCTGCACCTGCTGGGTGTGATCCCGGATTCCCGCGCCGTGCTCAACGCCTCCAACGCAGGCTCGCCGGTGATCCTGGACGAAAAAAGCGATGCCGGACAGGCGTATGATGACGCCGTACGCCGTTATCTGGGCGAGGATGTACCGCACCGGTTCATCGCGGCGGAAAAGAAAGGCTTCATCAGCCGGCTTTTCAGAGGTTAA
- the minE gene encoding cell division topological specificity factor MinE has protein sequence MGLLDYFRGSRTDSAAVAKERLQILVAHERAERNKPDYLPLLQKELLEVIRKYVNVGQDAITVTMEKDDNREVLELNVVLPDAIEPRPTRKRG, from the coding sequence ATGGGACTCCTGGACTATTTTCGCGGTTCTAGAACTGACAGCGCAGCGGTCGCCAAGGAGCGATTGCAGATCCTCGTGGCCCATGAACGGGCCGAGCGGAACAAGCCTGATTATCTGCCCCTGCTGCAGAAGGAACTGCTCGAAGTCATACGCAAATACGTCAACGTCGGCCAGGATGCCATTACGGTCACCATGGAAAAGGATGACAACCGGGAGGTGCTTGAACTCAATGTCGTCCTTCCGGACGCCATCGAACCCCGGCCGACGCGCAAGCGCGGCTGA
- a CDS encoding winged helix-turn-helix domain-containing protein has protein sequence MHDDIATTVGNAAGKIWHFLDQNGEASASRLADETGLDRNEVQRAIGWLAREGKLVTEKRGRYEFFRLSTE, from the coding sequence ATGCACGACGACATCGCTACCACCGTTGGGAACGCCGCCGGCAAGATATGGCATTTCCTCGACCAAAATGGCGAAGCCAGCGCCAGCCGGCTCGCCGATGAAACGGGGCTGGACAGGAACGAGGTGCAGCGCGCCATCGGCTGGCTGGCGCGCGAAGGCAAACTCGTCACCGAAAAGCGCGGTCGTTACGAGTTTTTTCGGCTGAGCACCGAATAA
- the xth gene encoding exodeoxyribonuclease III: MKIATWNVNSLRVRLPQVLDWMESAQPDLLAVQETKLTDDAFPVGDLHALGYHAVYSGQKTYNGVAVFSKTPIENVQTDPPNLKDPQRRILAVTAGPLRVINLYVPNGSEVGSDKYAYKLDWLAKIRDFIAQEMAQNPHTVVLGDFNIAPEDRDVHDPESWREKILCSTPERDAFRALADLGLTDLFRRFEQPEGSFSWWDYRAAGFRRNLGLRIDHILASPHLAERCTACTIDKAPRRLERPSDHAPVVAEFAGF, from the coding sequence ATGAAAATTGCGACCTGGAACGTGAATTCCCTGCGAGTCAGACTGCCGCAGGTGCTGGACTGGATGGAATCGGCACAGCCGGACCTTCTGGCCGTGCAGGAAACCAAGCTGACCGACGACGCATTCCCGGTCGGGGACCTGCATGCCCTCGGTTATCACGCCGTCTACAGCGGCCAGAAGACCTACAACGGCGTCGCGGTATTCAGCAAGACACCGATCGAAAATGTCCAGACCGATCCCCCAAATCTGAAAGACCCGCAGCGCCGGATCCTGGCGGTGACCGCAGGACCATTGCGCGTCATCAACCTGTACGTCCCCAATGGCAGTGAAGTCGGTTCGGACAAATACGCCTACAAGCTCGACTGGCTGGCGAAAATCCGCGATTTCATCGCGCAAGAAATGGCCCAAAACCCCCATACGGTCGTGCTGGGCGACTTCAATATCGCTCCCGAAGACCGCGATGTGCACGATCCGGAAAGCTGGCGCGAAAAGATTCTGTGCAGCACGCCAGAACGTGACGCCTTCCGCGCACTGGCCGACCTGGGGCTCACAGACCTGTTCCGCCGCTTCGAGCAACCGGAGGGCAGCTTCTCCTGGTGGGACTACCGTGCCGCCGGCTTTCGCCGCAATCTGGGGCTCCGAATCGACCACATCCTCGCCTCCCCGCACCTCGCCGAGCGCTGCACTGCCTGCACCATCGACAAGGCACCGCGCAGACTCGAGCGTCCCTCGGACCACGCGCCGGTCGTCGCCGAATTCGCGGGTTTCTGA
- a CDS encoding isocitrate/isopropylmalate dehydrogenase family protein: MHKITLIPGDGIGPSIVDAAVKVIEATGVQVQWDSQSAGMAAVEKFGTPLPDATLDSIRANRICFKGPLTTPVGGGYRSVNVTLRQTFNLYANVRPAISFEGTDTAFSDVNLVTVRENTEGLYAGIEHFIKVDEEKIAAESIAVVTRKGSERIIRYAFDYARRARRKKVTLVHKANILKCTSGLFLEIGREIAKDYPDIEFDDRIVDACSMQMVMQPQSFDVLVTTNLFGDILSDLAAGLIGGLGLTAGANIGTDAALFEAVHGSAPDIADKGIANPTAMIMAGAMMLEHIGEPEAARRIERAVREVIKDGRSVTPDLAKDSPCSTAQMAEAIIERVRQA; this comes from the coding sequence ATGCACAAGATCACCCTCATCCCCGGCGATGGTATCGGCCCCTCCATCGTCGACGCCGCCGTCAAGGTCATCGAGGCCACCGGCGTCCAGGTCCAGTGGGATAGCCAATCCGCCGGCATGGCGGCGGTCGAGAAATTCGGCACCCCGCTGCCGGACGCCACGCTGGATTCCATCCGCGCCAACCGCATCTGCTTCAAGGGACCGCTCACCACCCCCGTCGGCGGCGGCTACCGCAGCGTCAACGTCACCCTGCGCCAAACCTTCAACCTCTACGCCAACGTGCGTCCGGCCATTTCCTTCGAGGGCACCGACACCGCCTTCAGCGATGTCAACCTCGTCACCGTCCGCGAGAACACCGAGGGGCTTTACGCCGGCATCGAGCATTTCATCAAGGTCGACGAGGAAAAGATCGCGGCAGAAAGCATCGCGGTCGTCACCCGCAAGGGCTCCGAGCGCATCATCCGCTACGCCTTCGACTATGCCCGCCGCGCCCGGCGTAAAAAGGTCACGCTGGTGCACAAAGCCAACATCCTCAAATGCACCTCAGGCCTGTTCCTGGAAATCGGCCGGGAAATCGCCAAGGACTATCCCGACATCGAGTTCGACGACCGCATCGTCGATGCCTGCTCCATGCAGATGGTCATGCAGCCCCAGAGCTTCGACGTGCTGGTCACCACCAATCTGTTCGGCGACATCCTGTCGGATCTGGCGGCAGGACTGATCGGCGGCCTCGGGCTCACTGCGGGTGCCAACATCGGTACCGATGCCGCGCTGTTCGAAGCCGTGCATGGCAGTGCGCCGGATATCGCCGATAAGGGCATCGCCAATCCCACTGCCATGATCATGGCCGGCGCCATGATGCTGGAACACATCGGCGAACCCGAAGCCGCGCGCAGAATCGAACGCGCCGTTCGCGAGGTCATCAAGGACGGCCGCTCGGTCACGCCCGACTTGGCCAAGGACTCCCCCTGCAGCACCGCGCAGATGGCCGAAGCCATCATCGAACGGGTGCGCCAGGCGTAG
- the mutM gene encoding bifunctional DNA-formamidopyrimidine glycosylase/DNA-(apurinic or apyrimidinic site) lyase, which translates to MPELPEVETTRRGIASHITGRRIADVRVREGRLRWPVPTDLGKTLAGRRLAAVRRRGKYLLLDFEGGTLIAHLGMSGSWRICEPNLPPRRHDHLDLVFEDSLCLRYHDPRRFGCVLWTEQPSERHPLLAALGPEPLEDDFDGAHLHRLAAGRNTAVKSFIMDSHVVVGVGNIYANEALFLAGIHPGRPAGKISLARYRNLAGRIAEVLAASIEQGGTTLRDFVNESGAPGYFKQVLRVYDRAGQPCRLCGAPIRCIRLGQRATYYCPHCQR; encoded by the coding sequence ATGCCCGAACTGCCCGAGGTCGAGACCACGCGTCGCGGCATCGCTTCGCACATCACCGGACGGCGAATCGCCGACGTGAGGGTGAGGGAGGGACGGCTGCGCTGGCCGGTCCCCACCGATCTGGGGAAGACCCTGGCCGGCCGGCGGCTGGCGGCTGTGCGCCGCCGGGGTAAATACCTCTTGCTCGATTTCGAGGGCGGCACGCTGATCGCCCATCTCGGCATGTCGGGGAGTTGGCGGATCTGCGAGCCGAACCTTCCGCCGCGCCGGCATGATCACCTCGATCTGGTGTTCGAAGACAGCCTCTGTCTGCGCTACCACGACCCACGGCGCTTCGGCTGTGTGCTATGGACCGAACAACCGTCGGAGCGGCACCCGCTGTTGGCCGCGCTCGGTCCGGAGCCCTTGGAAGACGATTTCGATGGTGCGCATCTGCACCGCCTCGCTGCGGGACGGAACACGGCGGTCAAATCCTTCATCATGGACAGCCATGTCGTGGTCGGGGTTGGCAATATTTACGCCAACGAAGCCTTATTCCTTGCCGGCATCCACCCCGGGCGCCCGGCCGGGAAAATCAGTCTGGCCCGCTACCGGAACCTGGCAGGCCGCATCGCCGAGGTGCTGGCGGCGTCCATCGAACAGGGCGGCACGACCTTGCGGGATTTCGTCAACGAATCCGGTGCGCCGGGCTATTTCAAACAGGTTCTGCGGGTGTATGACCGTGCCGGTCAGCCCTGCCGGCTGTGCGGTGCGCCGATCCGCTGCATCCGCCTCGGCCAGCGTGCGACCTATTACTGCCCGCACTGCCAGCGTTGA
- a CDS encoding MBOAT family O-acyltransferase yields MLFNSYEFLFLYLPAVLAGFYGLLRRSSDLAVAWLGLASLFFYGWWNPAYVLLLLVSIGFNFLAGRRISLMSQRSRVRRWLLAGSIAADLVLLGYYKYANFFVRAVNDLAGTQWRLEEIVLPLGISFFTFTQIAFLVDAYRGRAREYRFLPYLLFVTYFPHLIAGPILHHGEMMPQFSGAQHRRRIADDFATGLTLFLFGLFKKTVLADGIAPHAQQLFAAAQFQSPMFLESWIGALAYTFQLYFDFSGYSDMAIGLSLLFGIRLPLNFDSPYKAADLADFWRRWHMTLSRFLRDYLYIPLGGNRCAPWRHGLNLFLTMVLGGLWHGANWTYLVWGALHGAGLVIHRGWCSLRRRVGWDADPVSRPARWAGWLLTFVTVVFGWVLFRADSLATAGNILRGMLGLNGLALPAGLKDSALGGYLAAEGWKFSESPLLHGAGPVLWIVALLLVSVALPNTNEIFARFRPSLNRARGVSDEVRFWQWRPDRGWALLSIVIGVAAVCSISELSEFIYFQF; encoded by the coding sequence ATGCTGTTCAATTCCTACGAATTCCTATTCTTATATCTGCCGGCGGTGCTTGCCGGCTTCTACGGCCTCCTGCGGCGTAGCAGCGATCTTGCCGTCGCCTGGTTGGGACTGGCTTCGCTGTTTTTTTACGGCTGGTGGAATCCGGCTTACGTCCTGCTGCTGCTGGTCTCGATCGGTTTCAATTTTCTCGCCGGGCGGCGTATCAGCCTGATGTCGCAAAGGTCGAGGGTGCGACGGTGGCTGCTGGCCGGTTCCATCGCCGCCGACCTTGTTCTGCTGGGTTACTACAAATACGCCAATTTTTTTGTACGGGCTGTGAACGATCTGGCCGGCACGCAGTGGCGGCTGGAGGAGATCGTGCTGCCCCTGGGTATCTCTTTCTTCACCTTCACCCAGATCGCTTTCCTGGTCGATGCCTATCGGGGACGGGCGCGTGAATACCGTTTCCTGCCCTATCTTCTGTTTGTCACCTATTTTCCTCATCTGATCGCCGGTCCCATTCTGCATCACGGCGAGATGATGCCGCAGTTTTCCGGAGCGCAGCATCGCCGACGGATCGCCGACGATTTCGCCACGGGGTTAACGCTGTTCCTGTTCGGCCTTTTCAAGAAGACGGTGCTGGCGGACGGCATCGCGCCCCATGCCCAGCAGTTGTTCGCAGCCGCCCAATTCCAGTCACCGATGTTTCTGGAAAGCTGGATCGGTGCCCTCGCTTATACCTTTCAGCTCTACTTCGACTTTTCCGGCTATTCCGACATGGCGATCGGTTTGTCGCTGCTGTTTGGCATTCGTTTACCCCTCAACTTCGATTCGCCCTACAAGGCGGCGGACCTCGCCGATTTCTGGCGGCGCTGGCACATGACGCTGTCCCGGTTCCTGCGGGACTACCTCTACATTCCCCTGGGGGGCAACCGTTGTGCCCCCTGGCGGCACGGCCTGAACCTGTTTCTGACCATGGTGCTGGGCGGGCTCTGGCACGGCGCCAACTGGACCTACCTGGTCTGGGGCGCGCTCCATGGCGCTGGTCTCGTCATCCATCGTGGCTGGTGTTCACTGCGGCGGCGTGTCGGATGGGATGCCGATCCGGTTTCCCGTCCGGCGCGCTGGGCAGGGTGGCTGCTGACCTTCGTCACGGTGGTGTTCGGCTGGGTGCTGTTCCGGGCCGACAGCCTAGCGACCGCCGGGAACATCCTGCGCGGCATGTTGGGGTTGAACGGATTGGCATTGCCGGCCGGCCTGAAAGACAGTGCGTTAGGCGGGTATCTGGCGGCGGAAGGCTGGAAGTTCAGTGAGTCTCCATTGCTGCACGGCGCCGGGCCGGTGCTATGGATCGTGGCTTTGTTGCTGGTTTCCGTAGCCCTGCCCAATACCAACGAAATCTTCGCTCGCTTCAGGCCCAGCCTGAACAGGGCCAGAGGTGTCTCTGACGAAGTGCGCTTTTGGCAATGGCGACCGGATCGGGGCTGGGCGCTTTTGAGCATCGTCATCGGCGTGGCCGCAGTGTGCTCGATTTCCGAGCTGAGCGAATTCATCTACTTCCAGTTCTGA
- a CDS encoding DUF4340 domain-containing protein → MKSRMLLNLSLLAVLAVLGAIAYFEPGKKEPAETPLTQVEIDKVDTLSLQQGDKTIVLAKKGGHWWVSAPFSAPANDFRVRQLLEIAKTTSDASYSLKPDELAKFELDQPIASLTLGDVVLIFGGADPINMRRYVRIGDTLHLVRDDFSRHLTAQATDYVDKKLLPEDARIQEIALPEWKARLGQDGKWVFEPPQDGGETHIGELLTHWQSARAIDIKHLDKVAEGQKLHIGLANGESVDFVIVQREPELLLVRQDYGIQYEVVGEPARRLLSLNPKPAETRTEETSLPASPAPEAPMDDGGAEEIEAD, encoded by the coding sequence ATGAAATCTCGTATGCTGCTCAATCTTTCGCTGCTGGCCGTTCTGGCCGTGCTCGGCGCCATCGCTTATTTCGAGCCCGGCAAGAAGGAGCCTGCCGAAACACCGCTGACGCAGGTGGAGATCGACAAGGTCGATACCCTGAGCCTGCAGCAGGGCGACAAGACCATCGTTCTGGCCAAGAAGGGCGGGCATTGGTGGGTGTCGGCGCCGTTTTCCGCACCGGCCAACGACTTCCGGGTTCGCCAATTACTGGAGATCGCCAAAACCACCAGCGATGCCAGCTATTCGCTCAAGCCGGACGAACTGGCCAAATTCGAACTGGATCAGCCCATCGCCAGCCTGACGCTGGGCGATGTTGTGCTGATCTTCGGCGGGGCTGATCCCATCAACATGCGCCGCTACGTTCGCATTGGCGACACGCTGCACCTGGTGCGCGATGATTTTTCGCGGCATCTGACCGCCCAGGCGACGGATTACGTCGACAAGAAACTGCTGCCCGAGGATGCGCGGATCCAGGAGATCGCCTTGCCGGAATGGAAAGCGCGGCTGGGGCAAGACGGCAAATGGGTCTTCGAGCCGCCGCAGGACGGTGGGGAGACCCACATCGGCGAGTTGCTGACCCACTGGCAGTCGGCGCGCGCAATCGACATCAAGCACCTGGACAAAGTGGCCGAAGGACAGAAACTCCACATCGGGTTGGCGAACGGGGAATCGGTGGATTTCGTCATCGTCCAGCGCGAACCCGAGTTGCTGCTGGTTCGCCAGGACTATGGCATCCAATATGAAGTCGTGGGCGAGCCGGCAAGGCGCCTGCTCAGCCTGAATCCCAAACCTGCCGAGACCCGGACCGAGGAAACATCGCTGCCGGCCTCGCCGGCACCCGAAGCCCCGATGGACGATGGCGGGGCCGAGGAAATCGAGGCAGACTGA
- a CDS encoding GldG family protein — MKINRKTHMELRLQNLTFTLLFLGVVALVAWLSTRYSAQFDWTAAHRHTLSEASVKVLDMLKDPVRVTAYARETKSLRDQISDQVGRYSRHKKDLSLSFVNPDTQPDKVRELGISVDGELVIEYQGRSENVQEANETTITNALQRLVRAKDQRIVFLEGHGERSPTERANHDLGQFGDELGRKGLTVSTVNLGVTPKIPDNTDVLVIAGPNANLLPGEVSLIGDWVKQGGNLLWLIDSDNLKGLGPLAQQLGVQVLRGTVVDASTQLFGIDDPTFALVAEYPPHAITYGFQTMTLFPSALALDVLQDNHDFEREALLNTLPRSWTETGPIEGKIQFDADKGERQGPLHIGYVLTRTLKAEPKEGENKDGADAGKPREQRIVVVGDGDFLSNAFLGNGGNLNLGLNVINWLSQNDQFINIPAKTSPDRDLQLSPLASGIIGFGFLIVLPVALIGTGVLIWWRRRQR; from the coding sequence ATGAAGATCAACCGCAAGACCCATATGGAGCTGCGGCTCCAGAACCTGACGTTCACCCTTTTGTTCCTTGGCGTGGTGGCGCTGGTCGCCTGGCTGAGCACCCGCTATTCCGCGCAGTTCGACTGGACCGCCGCGCACCGTCATACACTGTCGGAAGCCAGCGTCAAGGTGCTGGACATGCTGAAGGATCCAGTCCGGGTGACGGCCTACGCCCGTGAAACCAAGAGCCTGCGCGATCAGATCAGCGACCAGGTCGGCCGCTACAGCCGGCACAAGAAAGATCTGAGCCTGAGTTTCGTCAATCCCGACACCCAGCCGGACAAGGTTCGGGAACTCGGCATCTCGGTCGATGGTGAGCTGGTCATCGAATACCAGGGCCGCAGCGAAAACGTGCAGGAGGCGAACGAGACCACCATCACCAACGCGCTGCAGCGCCTGGTCCGAGCCAAGGACCAGCGCATCGTGTTTCTGGAAGGCCACGGCGAGCGCTCGCCCACCGAACGTGCCAACCATGATCTGGGCCAGTTCGGTGACGAGCTGGGGCGCAAGGGCCTCACCGTATCCACGGTGAACTTGGGGGTCACGCCAAAGATTCCCGACAACACCGACGTACTGGTCATCGCCGGCCCGAATGCCAACCTGCTGCCTGGCGAGGTGAGCCTGATCGGTGACTGGGTGAAGCAGGGTGGCAATCTCCTGTGGCTGATCGATTCCGACAACCTCAAGGGCCTCGGGCCACTCGCCCAGCAGCTCGGCGTGCAGGTACTGCGGGGCACGGTGGTGGATGCTTCCACCCAGTTGTTCGGCATCGACGACCCCACCTTCGCCCTGGTCGCCGAATATCCGCCGCATGCGATTACCTACGGTTTCCAGACCATGACCCTGTTTCCGTCGGCGCTGGCGCTGGACGTGCTGCAGGACAACCATGACTTCGAGCGCGAGGCGCTGCTGAACACTCTCCCCCGCTCCTGGACCGAGACCGGTCCCATCGAGGGCAAGATACAGTTCGACGCCGACAAAGGCGAACGCCAGGGTCCGCTGCACATCGGCTATGTCCTGACCCGCACGCTCAAGGCCGAGCCGAAGGAAGGGGAAAACAAGGACGGCGCCGATGCGGGCAAACCTCGGGAACAGCGCATTGTGGTGGTCGGCGACGGCGATTTCCTGTCCAACGCTTTTCTCGGCAATGGCGGCAATCTCAATCTCGGCCTCAACGTGATCAACTGGCTGAGCCAGAACGACCAGTTCATCAACATTCCCGCCAAGACCTCGCCCGATCGTGACCTGCAGCTCAGCCCGCTGGCTTCGGGCATCATCGGCTTCGGGTTCCTGATCGTGCTCCCGGTGGCTTTGATCGGCACCGGCGTGCTGATCTGGTGGCGGCGGCGCCAGCGTTGA
- a CDS encoding ABC transporter permease subunit translates to MMAFTIAARELRTLFLSPLAWSVLGVIQIILGYMFLAQLDYFLMVQPRMAGMEDVPGVTDLIVAPLFGNAGVILLLVTPLLTMRLISEERRNRTLSLLFTAPVSMTDIILGKYLGVFFFLLIMVGMLALMPLSLLMGGALDLGKLASCILALVLLLAGFAAVGLYISASANQPTVAAVATFGALLLLWIIDWTGGAEGNANGVLQYLSLLRHYEALLKGLVSTTDLIYFLLFILTFLVLSVHRLDNDRLQK, encoded by the coding sequence ATGATGGCGTTTACAATCGCAGCGCGCGAATTGCGCACCCTCTTTCTGTCGCCGTTGGCCTGGTCCGTGCTCGGCGTGATCCAGATCATTCTGGGCTACATGTTCCTGGCCCAGCTCGATTATTTCTTGATGGTCCAGCCGCGCATGGCCGGCATGGAGGACGTCCCGGGCGTGACGGACCTTATCGTGGCTCCGTTGTTCGGCAATGCCGGCGTCATTCTCCTTCTGGTGACCCCGCTGCTCACCATGCGCCTGATCAGCGAGGAGCGCCGCAACCGGACCCTCAGCCTCCTGTTCACCGCACCGGTGTCGATGACCGACATCATCCTGGGCAAATACCTGGGTGTGTTCTTCTTCCTGCTGATCATGGTCGGCATGCTGGCGCTGATGCCGCTGTCCCTGCTGATGGGCGGCGCGCTCGATCTCGGCAAGCTGGCTTCCTGTATCCTGGCCTTGGTGCTGCTGCTGGCCGGTTTCGCAGCGGTGGGCCTTTACATCTCGGCTTCGGCCAACCAGCCGACGGTGGCGGCGGTGGCGACCTTCGGCGCCTTGCTGCTGCTGTGGATCATCGACTGGACGGGCGGTGCGGAAGGAAACGCCAATGGCGTGCTGCAGTACCTCTCCCTGCTGCGGCACTACGAAGCCTTGCTGAAAGGTTTGGTTTCGACCACCGACTTGATCTATTTCCTCCTGTTCATCCTGACGTTCCTGGTTCTGAGCGTCCATCGTCTGGATAACGACCGGCTGCAAAAATGA
- a CDS encoding ABC transporter ATP-binding protein: MTSLIQVQELYRYYGDHCAVNNVSFTLEKGEILGFLGPNGAGKSSTMQMICGNLAPTSGQILINGIDILDQPREAKRELGYLPEIPPVYRDLTVDEYLEFCARLHGIPRDRLRRAVDTAKERCGLTEVGPRLINNLSKGYQQRVGIAQAIVHMPAVIVLDEPTVGLDPIQIREIRELIRELGREHGVILSTHILPEVQESCTHVQIIHKGKLVLNGTIASLEQRMRASSLLVATCEPADLRQLYSVEGVQSIEETGHNRYRVFHDKDKDPAVRIAEIVVGAGWGLAELVPERRSMEQIFIDITQTSPQGEEQAA; encoded by the coding sequence ATGACGAGCCTGATTCAAGTTCAAGAACTCTATAGGTATTACGGCGATCATTGCGCCGTGAACAACGTGAGCTTCACGTTGGAGAAAGGCGAGATTCTCGGGTTTCTCGGCCCCAATGGCGCCGGCAAGTCCTCGACCATGCAGATGATCTGCGGGAACCTCGCGCCGACCTCCGGCCAGATCCTGATCAACGGGATCGACATCCTCGACCAGCCGCGCGAAGCCAAACGCGAACTCGGCTACCTTCCGGAGATTCCGCCCGTCTATCGGGATCTGACCGTGGATGAATACCTGGAGTTCTGCGCCAGGCTCCACGGCATCCCCCGGGACCGGTTGCGGCGCGCGGTCGATACTGCGAAGGAGCGTTGCGGTCTGACCGAGGTGGGGCCGCGCCTCATCAACAACCTGTCGAAAGGTTACCAGCAGCGCGTCGGTATCGCCCAGGCCATCGTACACATGCCGGCGGTGATCGTGCTGGACGAGCCCACGGTGGGTCTGGACCCGATCCAGATCCGCGAGATCCGCGAGTTGATCCGGGAACTGGGCCGCGAGCACGGGGTGATCCTGTCGACCCACATTCTGCCGGAAGTGCAGGAGTCCTGCACCCACGTCCAGATCATCCACAAGGGCAAGCTGGTGCTCAACGGCACTATCGCCAGCCTGGAGCAGCGGATGCGCGCCTCCAGCCTTTTGGTGGCGACCTGTGAGCCGGCCGATTTGCGGCAGCTCTACAGCGTGGAGGGCGTGCAGTCCATCGAGGAGACGGGGCATAACCGCTATCGCGTTTTCCACGACAAGGACAAGGATCCGGCGGTTCGGATCGCCGAGATCGTGGTGGGCGCCGGCTGGGGCTTGGCCGAACTGGTACCGGAGCGGCGCAGCATGGAGCAGATCTTCATCGATATCACCCAAACCAGTCCACAGGGCGAGGAGCAGGCGGCATGA